Proteins from a single region of Bogoriella caseilytica:
- a CDS encoding HNH endonuclease signature motif containing protein — translation MAGQADHSPGEESPQPGPSVPASLRTTLLPERVRGSVEWARAVAADRLDAMFADELADVPGGPDLGYVLEAAHESRCHEASLLEAVAACERVASWAQAKQAAYLQELGRRRRDRAAMSSALDVTEDSRADQAEAAEVGSRLAITPRAARARIDLADALDEFPMVHDALGSGRIDARKAEVLTQRPPGLGRGDHLHIVDTLLPWAPRLTVPALKRRIAKLVIEFAPETAHERQREAYTDRCVSLEAAGDGMAWLTAYLRADDAIAVRRTLDRLAGTTSRVERAGRRPSGSPDPTTARSLDQLRADAFVSAFERLGDDAGCGVSASGGSTAASARGGRAGPVRRRARHMAINLTVSAATVAGLDDSPAELAGYGAIPAPLAREILAEAASAHAVRDTPGPQIRYLTLDPNGQLTAPSTHAYRPGAQLTRAVTSQEQYCTFPGCGMPACYADLDHIEPYDTQRAQPGKDQAGEHQTRLANLQPLCRTHHHLKTRGLWTTRREADGTLTWTSTRTGHEYRHRGEPPPGAPPIPAPPPVASRAADRATSPPEAPSTSALPPAWSALAHPPGHTAMPGGARPPGIVTPRERVILDAPASREVQDLDPR, via the coding sequence ATGGCGGGGCAGGCAGATCACAGTCCGGGCGAGGAGAGTCCTCAGCCCGGGCCCAGCGTGCCGGCATCGCTGCGGACCACCTTGCTGCCCGAGCGCGTGCGCGGTTCGGTGGAGTGGGCGCGTGCCGTGGCAGCGGACCGGCTCGACGCGATGTTCGCAGACGAGCTTGCCGACGTCCCTGGCGGGCCTGATCTGGGATATGTCCTGGAGGCTGCGCACGAATCACGCTGCCATGAGGCCTCCTTGCTCGAGGCGGTCGCTGCCTGCGAGCGCGTGGCTTCCTGGGCGCAGGCGAAACAGGCGGCTTACTTGCAGGAGCTCGGCCGCAGGCGCCGCGACCGCGCGGCTATGAGCAGCGCGCTGGACGTGACCGAGGACTCCCGGGCCGATCAGGCCGAGGCCGCCGAGGTGGGCTCGCGCTTGGCGATCACCCCTCGGGCCGCACGGGCCAGAATCGATCTGGCCGACGCTCTCGATGAGTTCCCCATGGTCCATGACGCTCTCGGCAGTGGGCGGATCGATGCCCGCAAGGCCGAGGTACTCACGCAGCGCCCACCAGGCCTCGGGCGCGGAGATCACCTGCACATCGTGGACACCCTGCTGCCGTGGGCGCCTCGGCTCACCGTGCCCGCACTGAAGCGGCGCATCGCCAAGCTGGTGATCGAGTTCGCGCCGGAGACGGCTCATGAGAGGCAGCGCGAGGCCTACACCGACCGCTGCGTCTCGCTTGAAGCAGCCGGCGACGGTATGGCCTGGCTGACCGCCTACCTCCGTGCCGACGACGCGATCGCCGTCCGGCGCACGCTGGATCGGCTCGCGGGTACGACCTCGAGGGTCGAGCGAGCCGGCCGCCGGCCCTCCGGCTCGCCGGATCCCACCACGGCACGCAGCCTCGACCAGCTACGCGCGGATGCCTTCGTCTCCGCCTTCGAGAGGCTCGGGGATGACGCCGGGTGCGGCGTCTCGGCGAGCGGCGGGTCCACGGCTGCGTCTGCCCGAGGTGGGCGCGCCGGCCCGGTGCGACGCCGCGCTCGCCACATGGCCATCAACCTCACAGTCTCCGCCGCGACTGTGGCCGGGCTCGACGACTCCCCCGCCGAGCTGGCCGGATACGGGGCCATTCCCGCCCCGCTGGCGCGCGAGATCCTTGCCGAGGCAGCCTCCGCGCATGCCGTCCGTGACACCCCGGGGCCGCAGATCCGCTACCTCACACTCGACCCGAACGGTCAGCTCACCGCTCCCAGCACGCACGCGTACCGGCCCGGAGCCCAGCTCACGCGAGCGGTGACCAGCCAGGAGCAGTACTGCACCTTCCCTGGCTGTGGCATGCCGGCCTGCTATGCCGACCTCGATCACATCGAGCCGTACGACACGCAGCGTGCCCAACCCGGAAAGGACCAGGCGGGAGAGCACCAGACCCGACTGGCAAACCTCCAGCCCCTGTGCCGAACCCATCACCATCTCAAGACCCGCGGGCTGTGGACCACGCGGCGAGAAGCCGATGGCACCCTCACCTGGACATCCACGCGGACCGGTCACGAGTACCGCCACCGCGGCGAGCCTCCACCTGGTGCGCCGCCCATACCTGCACCGCCGCCCGTGGCGAGCCGGGCCGCTGACCGGGCCACCTCACCGCCCGAGGCTCCATCCACGTCGGCCCTGCCTCCCGCCTGGTCCGCTCTGGCTCATCCTCCGGGGCACACGGCGATGCCCGGAGGCGCCCGTCCACCAGGCATCGTCACCCCGCGCGAGCGGGTGATTCTCGACGCGCCCGCATCCCGTGAGGTGCAAGACCTCGACCCGCGCTGA
- a CDS encoding monovalent cation/H+ antiporter complex subunit F, translated as MIGLDIAIACCAVAFVLATYRVGAGPTPADRTVAADLLTFSVIALMALIGTRMASQGTFDLVLVATVVAFLAAVSLARALTGGRR; from the coding sequence ATGATCGGTCTCGACATCGCGATCGCCTGCTGTGCGGTGGCCTTCGTGCTGGCCACCTACCGCGTGGGCGCGGGCCCGACCCCCGCCGACCGCACCGTGGCCGCTGATCTGCTCACCTTCTCGGTGATCGCGCTGATGGCGCTCATCGGCACCCGCATGGCCAGCCAGGGAACCTTCGACCTGGTGCTGGTGGCCACGGTGGTGGCCTTCCTCGCGGCGGTCTCCCTGGCCCGCGCTCTGACGGGAGGCCGGCGCTGA
- the thyX gene encoding FAD-dependent thymidylate synthase has protein sequence MPADATPVPPTFVDQSTVTVYRAAASDLDVARAAWVSQDAEAHSKEREEGRVGGLIRFLWRNRHTSPFEHGQFTFVVETPLFVAREFMRHRTFSYNEISGRYTILPNRYYLPADDRPLLQSGKVGAYTFGPGSPEQVTLVRETIRENTLSSHAAYERLLAAGVAKEVARDVLPVNTMTTFWATANPRNLMHFLGLRAAEDALYEIRDVARQMEEHFAEAMPLTHQAWSTNGAPPA, from the coding sequence GTGCCTGCCGATGCCACTCCCGTGCCCCCGACCTTCGTCGATCAGTCGACGGTCACCGTCTACCGCGCCGCTGCCTCCGACCTCGATGTCGCTCGTGCGGCCTGGGTCTCGCAGGATGCCGAGGCGCACAGCAAGGAACGCGAAGAAGGCCGCGTCGGCGGACTGATCCGCTTCCTCTGGCGGAACCGGCACACTTCACCCTTCGAGCACGGTCAGTTCACCTTCGTGGTCGAGACCCCGCTGTTCGTCGCCCGGGAGTTCATGCGCCACCGCACCTTCTCGTACAACGAGATCTCGGGGCGGTACACGATCCTGCCGAACCGCTACTACCTGCCCGCCGATGACCGCCCCCTGTTGCAGAGCGGGAAGGTCGGCGCCTACACCTTCGGGCCCGGCTCGCCCGAGCAGGTGACGCTGGTGCGCGAGACCATTCGTGAGAACACGCTCTCCTCGCATGCCGCCTATGAGCGCCTGCTGGCCGCCGGAGTGGCCAAGGAGGTCGCCCGCGATGTCCTCCCGGTGAACACCATGACCACCTTCTGGGCGACGGCCAACCCTCGAAACCTCATGCACTTCCTTGGCCTCCGGGCCGCGGAGGATGCCCTCTACGAGATCCGCGACGTCGCCCGCCAGATGGAGGAGCACTTCGCTGAGGCCATGCCCCTGACCCACCAGGCCTGGTCCACCAACGGCGCCCCGCCGGCGTGA
- the msrA gene encoding peptide-methionine (S)-S-oxide reductase MsrA, whose product MATDRATRKTTPVTPEEALPGRSASPFLVPQHHEVLPAPLQGPWPEDAEVLFVAMGCFWGAERIFWQQPGVISTAAGYLGGYTAFPTYEETCTGRTGHTEAVQVVYDPSETSAELLLKAFWENHDPTTANRQGNDVGTQYRSGIYWTSAEQERAALLTREAFQAVLQKHGHGEIVTEIIPLTEAGDGTFYYAEDYHQQYLHKNPGGYCNHGFKGMTCPVGLVRQDQLPSQQEIMEAAQRS is encoded by the coding sequence ATGGCGACCGATCGTGCCACCCGAAAGACCACGCCGGTGACGCCCGAGGAGGCGCTGCCGGGCCGGAGCGCGAGCCCTTTCCTGGTGCCACAGCACCACGAGGTGCTCCCGGCGCCATTGCAGGGCCCGTGGCCCGAGGATGCCGAGGTGCTCTTTGTGGCCATGGGGTGCTTCTGGGGTGCCGAGCGCATCTTCTGGCAGCAGCCCGGCGTCATCTCGACCGCTGCCGGTTACCTCGGTGGGTACACCGCCTTCCCCACCTACGAGGAGACGTGCACCGGTCGCACCGGGCACACCGAAGCCGTCCAGGTGGTTTACGACCCCAGCGAGACCTCTGCCGAACTCCTCCTGAAGGCCTTCTGGGAGAACCACGACCCCACCACCGCGAACCGCCAGGGCAACGACGTGGGCACCCAGTACCGATCCGGGATCTACTGGACCTCCGCCGAGCAGGAGCGGGCCGCGCTACTCACCCGGGAGGCCTTCCAGGCGGTGTTGCAGAAACACGGTCACGGCGAGATCGTCACCGAGATCATCCCCCTCACGGAGGCCGGAGACGGCACCTTCTACTACGCCGAGGATTACCACCAGCAGTACCTGCACAAGAACCCCGGCGGCTACTGCAACCACGGCTTCAAGGGCATGACCTGCCCGGTGGGCCTGGTGCGCCAGGACCAGCTGCCCAGCCAGCAGGAAATCATGGAGGCCGCCCAGCGGAGCTAG
- a CDS encoding PIG-L deacetylase family protein has translation MSKLPYFDDADLKRVLCVAAHPDDLEYGASAAVARWVARGVDVSYLLLTAGEAGMRSQPPEEVAPLRAAEQRAACAAVGVADLSILDLPDGLLEADLQTRRLIAKRIREFRPDTVVVPTWQLEVEWGLNHADHRATGVATIDAIRDADNPWLFRDLHDSGLHAWGVSRLVVVGGPAAELIDVTGESLERAIASLEAHEGYLAELGEGHPLPREMLEEITGGAAQLGDDRAVTHALGVTVYPM, from the coding sequence ATGAGCAAGCTCCCCTACTTCGATGATGCGGACCTCAAACGGGTACTCTGCGTGGCGGCTCATCCCGACGACCTCGAGTACGGCGCCTCAGCGGCCGTCGCCCGATGGGTCGCGCGCGGCGTCGACGTCTCGTACCTGTTGCTGACCGCCGGCGAGGCGGGGATGCGCAGCCAGCCGCCAGAGGAGGTCGCGCCCCTGCGCGCGGCGGAACAGCGAGCCGCCTGCGCCGCCGTCGGGGTCGCGGATCTCAGCATCCTCGACCTCCCCGACGGCCTGCTTGAGGCTGACCTGCAGACCCGCCGGCTCATTGCGAAGAGGATCCGGGAGTTCCGCCCCGACACCGTGGTGGTGCCCACCTGGCAGCTGGAGGTCGAATGGGGCCTCAATCATGCCGATCACCGCGCCACCGGGGTGGCCACGATCGACGCCATCCGGGACGCGGACAACCCCTGGCTCTTCCGCGACCTGCACGACTCCGGCCTCCACGCATGGGGGGTCAGCAGGCTCGTCGTCGTCGGCGGGCCGGCCGCGGAACTCATCGACGTCACCGGCGAGTCACTGGAGCGTGCGATCGCGTCCTTGGAGGCGCATGAGGGCTATCTGGCAGAACTGGGCGAGGGTCACCCGCTGCCGCGCGAGATGCTCGAGGAGATCACCGGCGGTGCCGCCCAGCTCGGTGACGACCGGGCGGTGACCCACGCCCTCGGCGTGACGGTTTACCCCATGTAG
- a CDS encoding NAD(P)/FAD-dependent oxidoreductase: MASLPRLLTLSAAAAGGAVLATQALKAHRAQQVREVRSHEDRRRPRVLLAGGGYIGLYAALNVRKQLGRDDVELVVVDTNPYMTYQPFLPEAAAGSIEPRHVVTSLRHELRNTTVLTGTITGINHADRTATVDSGSGESYELSYDELVVGLGSVARTLPIPGLAEFGIGFKYIEEAIALRNQVLGKLAEAASTWDAERRRRMLTFVFVGGGFAGIEALGEVEDMARAATKDYDSINPEDLRFVLVEGMHRILPEVGEELGGYALEQLRERGVEIDLGTFLESCVDGHIKLSDGQEFESDTVVWTAGVKPNPVLQDTDLPLDERGRVRANAFLQVVDDEGTVVHNAWAAGDCAAVPDLSGTKTPDGMCAPTAQHSVRQGRHLGRNLVRVMRGDSPQEYVHANVGTVASLGLYKGVAQIAGQKFRGPVAWFMHRSYHVFAMPTMERRVRILTDWTTAVFFRRELVPLGALQNPRAAWERAAGRHTSDRDPATALTKPGGVAVGGDSAE; the protein is encoded by the coding sequence ATGGCTTCTCTCCCGCGCCTACTGACCCTGTCCGCGGCGGCTGCCGGCGGTGCCGTTCTCGCCACGCAAGCCCTCAAGGCGCACCGTGCCCAGCAGGTCCGTGAGGTCCGCTCCCATGAGGACAGGCGGCGTCCTCGCGTCCTGCTCGCCGGAGGCGGGTACATCGGCCTGTACGCCGCGCTGAATGTGCGCAAGCAGCTCGGCCGCGACGACGTCGAACTCGTGGTGGTCGACACCAACCCCTACATGACCTACCAGCCGTTCCTTCCGGAGGCTGCGGCCGGCTCGATCGAGCCACGCCACGTGGTGACCTCGCTGCGCCACGAACTGCGGAATACCACCGTGCTGACCGGCACCATCACGGGGATCAACCACGCCGATCGGACGGCCACGGTCGATTCCGGCAGCGGTGAGAGCTACGAGCTCAGCTACGACGAACTCGTCGTCGGTCTGGGCTCGGTGGCTCGGACGTTGCCCATCCCGGGGCTGGCCGAGTTCGGGATCGGTTTCAAGTACATCGAAGAGGCGATCGCGCTGCGTAACCAGGTGCTCGGCAAGCTCGCCGAGGCCGCATCCACCTGGGACGCGGAGCGCCGGCGCCGGATGCTCACCTTCGTCTTCGTCGGCGGTGGTTTCGCCGGCATCGAGGCGCTCGGAGAGGTTGAGGACATGGCGCGGGCCGCCACCAAGGATTACGACTCCATCAACCCCGAGGACCTGCGGTTCGTGCTGGTCGAAGGTATGCACCGCATCCTTCCCGAGGTGGGCGAGGAGCTCGGGGGATACGCCCTGGAGCAGCTGCGCGAGCGCGGCGTGGAGATCGACCTCGGCACCTTCCTCGAATCCTGCGTGGACGGGCACATCAAGCTCTCGGACGGCCAGGAGTTCGAATCGGACACCGTGGTGTGGACGGCGGGCGTGAAACCCAATCCCGTCCTGCAGGACACCGACCTGCCACTGGACGAACGCGGCCGGGTCCGCGCGAATGCCTTTCTCCAGGTGGTCGATGACGAAGGCACCGTGGTGCACAACGCCTGGGCCGCCGGTGACTGTGCCGCTGTGCCGGATTTGTCCGGCACCAAGACTCCGGACGGCATGTGTGCGCCGACGGCCCAGCACTCCGTGCGCCAGGGCCGCCACCTGGGCCGGAACCTGGTGCGCGTCATGCGCGGAGATAGCCCGCAGGAGTACGTGCATGCCAATGTGGGGACGGTCGCCTCGCTGGGCCTCTACAAGGGCGTGGCGCAGATCGCCGGGCAGAAGTTCCGCGGACCGGTCGCCTGGTTCATGCACCGCAGCTACCACGTGTTCGCCATGCCCACCATGGAGCGGCGCGTGCGCATCCTGACGGACTGGACCACGGCGGTGTTCTTCCGGCGTGAGCTCGTGCCGCTCGGGGCGCTGCAGAATCCGCGAGCCGCGTGGGAACGTGCCGCGGGCAGGCACACCTCGGATCGCGACCCGGCCACGGCGCTGACCAAGCCGGGCGGAGTGGCCGTGGGCGGCGATTCCGCGGAGTAG
- a CDS encoding AI-2E family transporter has protein sequence MSTISKFRHRFRRAGDLRDSRVATEEVVHAPRSGRSMENGIPRTLEVAGGWSWRMIVIAAVLALIGYLIITFSTIVSAFLVAMLLGVLLEPIAGWMRRVLRFPAALASIVAVLGMLVVVVGLLTIAGQSIIQGFGQLADNFLVAVNDVIAWIDELPINVDEEMMQGWIDEGLDQIQENAAAIGRGAAGAAASGFSLITGTVLALFTLFFLLKDGRSIWHWFVRLAPAPARDRINEAGIRGWVTLGKYTRTQIIVAAVDALGIGLAAVLLGVPLVLPIMILVFLLSFIPILGAVLSGAVAIAVALVDQGPLIALIMAGAVLLVQQAESNILQPWLQGSALAVHPLAIVLAVTAGTGIAGLLGAIFAVPVVATINTVMLYLYGRDKYPNLAKADVRPGGPPGSYELSPAGAGPADEHLAEDAPSDTASVGASQSVGVAGSGQATVVQDMPRRDLSWDTPEEGSPSPGTQSGKPSGPDADADPPEPGR, from the coding sequence ATGAGCACCATCAGTAAGTTCCGGCATCGCTTCCGCCGCGCCGGCGATCTGCGGGACAGCCGGGTCGCCACCGAAGAGGTGGTGCACGCGCCCCGCAGTGGACGGAGCATGGAGAACGGCATCCCGCGCACGCTGGAGGTCGCCGGGGGCTGGTCGTGGCGCATGATCGTGATCGCCGCGGTGCTGGCGCTGATCGGTTACCTCATCATCACCTTCTCCACGATTGTCTCAGCCTTCCTGGTGGCCATGCTGCTGGGTGTCCTCCTAGAACCGATCGCTGGCTGGATGCGCCGCGTGCTGCGATTTCCCGCGGCGCTGGCCTCCATCGTTGCCGTGCTCGGCATGCTCGTGGTCGTGGTGGGGCTCCTGACCATCGCCGGGCAGTCCATCATCCAAGGCTTCGGCCAGCTGGCCGACAACTTCTTGGTGGCGGTCAACGACGTCATCGCCTGGATCGACGAATTGCCCATCAACGTCGACGAAGAGATGATGCAGGGCTGGATCGACGAGGGCCTCGATCAGATCCAGGAGAACGCCGCCGCCATCGGCCGCGGTGCGGCCGGAGCAGCAGCCTCTGGCTTCTCGCTCATCACCGGCACCGTGCTGGCGCTGTTCACCCTGTTCTTCCTGCTCAAGGACGGGCGTTCGATCTGGCACTGGTTCGTTCGCCTGGCGCCGGCGCCCGCGCGGGATCGGATCAACGAGGCAGGTATCCGCGGCTGGGTGACCCTCGGGAAGTACACCCGGACCCAGATCATCGTCGCCGCGGTGGACGCGCTCGGCATCGGCCTGGCCGCCGTGCTCCTCGGCGTGCCCTTGGTGCTGCCCATCATGATCCTGGTGTTCCTGCTCTCCTTCATCCCCATCCTCGGCGCGGTCCTCTCCGGGGCCGTCGCGATCGCCGTCGCACTGGTGGACCAGGGGCCGTTGATCGCCTTGATCATGGCCGGAGCCGTGCTGCTGGTGCAGCAGGCGGAATCGAACATCCTCCAGCCGTGGCTGCAGGGCAGTGCCCTGGCCGTGCACCCACTGGCCATCGTGCTCGCCGTGACCGCCGGTACCGGCATCGCAGGCCTGCTCGGGGCCATCTTCGCGGTGCCGGTGGTGGCCACCATCAACACGGTGATGCTGTATCTCTACGGCCGGGACAAGTACCCGAATCTCGCCAAGGCCGACGTCAGGCCCGGCGGACCGCCCGGTAGCTATGAACTCTCGCCGGCCGGCGCCGGGCCCGCGGACGAGCACCTCGCGGAAGACGCCCCCTCCGACACTGCGAGTGTGGGCGCCTCCCAGTCCGTCGGGGTGGCGGGCTCCGGCCAGGCCACCGTGGTGCAGGACATGCCGCGCCGTGACCTGTCCTGGGACACCCCCGAGGAAGGCTCCCCGTCGCCGGGCACGCAGTCCGGCAAGCCCAGCGGACCCGACGCTGATGCTGACCCCCCGGAGCCGGGACGCTGA
- a CDS encoding Na+/H+ antiporter subunit E — translation MSVLTLPFRVAWFALWFTGQVVLSAGAVVKDVFTRGQAATPRVVRLPLTSEHDAHTTLLGMFITLTPGTLTLGVVEDAGPSGQAMLVHCMYDDDAETALASLRDMERRVLTAFSVRGGAR, via the coding sequence ATGAGCGTGCTGACCCTTCCCTTCCGCGTCGCGTGGTTCGCGCTCTGGTTCACCGGGCAGGTGGTGCTCTCCGCCGGCGCCGTCGTCAAGGATGTGTTCACCCGGGGGCAGGCGGCGACGCCGCGCGTGGTGCGCCTGCCGCTGACCTCCGAGCACGATGCTCACACCACCCTGCTCGGGATGTTCATCACCCTGACCCCGGGCACCTTGACGCTCGGCGTGGTCGAGGACGCCGGGCCGAGTGGCCAGGCCATGCTGGTGCACTGCATGTACGACGACGATGCCGAGACGGCGCTGGCGAGTCTGCGGGACATGGAGCGCCGGGTTCTGACCGCTTTCAGCGTGAGAGGAGGCGCACGATGA
- a CDS encoding cation:proton antiporter has protein sequence MVLDILGQVFVVTGGVVFLAAAVGLIRLDDPYTRASSVATAAGLGVTLVVAGSVLLDPSVPAAIKAVIAIVLQLVTAAIGGIALGRGAVLSGHPFNRRTDVGELTENEHPER, from the coding sequence ATGGTTCTCGACATCCTGGGTCAGGTCTTCGTCGTCACCGGTGGCGTGGTCTTCCTCGCTGCGGCGGTGGGCTTGATCCGTCTCGATGATCCTTACACCCGCGCCTCCTCGGTGGCCACGGCCGCGGGGCTGGGCGTGACGCTCGTGGTGGCGGGCAGCGTGCTCCTCGATCCCTCCGTGCCTGCGGCGATCAAGGCGGTCATCGCGATCGTGTTGCAGCTGGTGACGGCGGCCATCGGCGGTATCGCTCTGGGGCGCGGAGCGGTGCTCTCCGGGCACCCCTTCAACCGCCGGACAGACGTGGGCGAACTGACGGAGAACGAGCACCCCGAGCGGTAG
- a CDS encoding Bax inhibitor-1/YccA family protein encodes MSNPVFERTPAFSSKQTTPNGYRAMPGYTPGQQGGHAAGRQYGTQQYAGQQYGQQAGQDPRMDQIEQSYYGPTAAPADTGRMTYDDVIMRTGMVLGVIITLAAIHWVVIGPNMLLTFGGLAVGFVLGLVNAFKREPSPALIMAYAVAQGLFLGGISAVFDTMFGDGIVTQAVIGTMATFAVSLLLFKSGAVRVTPKFTRWLLIAVAGYAVFSLINFGLIMLGFFDDAGQAFGLRTSVEIMGIPLGVLLGVFAIGLAALCLIMDFDAIKRGVDGGAPSRYAWSAAFGIAVTLVWLYIEFLRLLAILRGSN; translated from the coding sequence GTGAGCAACCCCGTGTTCGAGAGGACGCCCGCGTTCTCGTCGAAGCAGACCACCCCGAACGGGTACCGGGCCATGCCTGGCTACACGCCGGGCCAGCAGGGCGGTCACGCCGCGGGCCGGCAGTACGGCACCCAGCAGTATGCCGGGCAGCAGTACGGCCAGCAGGCGGGCCAGGACCCCCGCATGGACCAGATCGAGCAGAGCTATTACGGCCCCACCGCCGCTCCGGCCGACACCGGCCGGATGACCTACGACGACGTCATCATGCGCACCGGCATGGTGCTCGGAGTCATCATCACCCTCGCGGCGATTCACTGGGTGGTCATCGGCCCCAACATGCTGCTGACCTTCGGCGGGCTCGCCGTCGGCTTTGTGCTCGGCTTGGTCAACGCCTTCAAGCGTGAGCCCTCGCCGGCGCTCATCATGGCGTACGCCGTTGCCCAGGGACTGTTCCTCGGCGGCATCTCCGCAGTCTTCGACACCATGTTCGGTGACGGCATCGTCACCCAGGCCGTGATCGGGACGATGGCGACCTTCGCCGTCTCCTTGCTGCTGTTCAAGTCCGGCGCCGTCCGCGTGACGCCCAAGTTCACGCGCTGGCTGCTGATCGCCGTGGCCGGCTATGCGGTCTTCTCCCTGATCAACTTCGGCCTGATCATGCTCGGCTTCTTCGACGATGCCGGCCAGGCCTTCGGGCTACGCACCTCGGTGGAGATCATGGGTATCCCGCTGGGCGTGCTGCTCGGCGTCTTCGCCATCGGCCTCGCCGCGTTGTGCCTGATCATGGACTTCGACGCCATCAAGCGCGGCGTCGACGGTGGCGCACCGTCTCGCTACGCCTGGTCCGCGGCCTTCGGGATCGCCGTGACCCTGGTCTGGCTCTACATCGAGTTCCTCCGCCTACTCGCGATCCTGCGCGGCAGCAACTGA
- a CDS encoding FKBP-type peptidyl-prolyl cis-trans isomerase, with protein MSVQLPTATGSFGDKPEISFPTPNAPEGLQVEVLEQGTGDTVEVGQTIVVNYLGQSWGGGVFDNSWDRGQTISFPIGVGMVIGGWDEGLPGKQIGSRVLLSIPPELGYGPRGVPQAGIGPNATLVFVVDIVGVE; from the coding sequence ATGAGCGTCCAGCTCCCCACAGCCACCGGAAGCTTCGGCGACAAGCCGGAGATCTCCTTCCCCACCCCGAACGCCCCGGAGGGCCTGCAGGTCGAGGTCCTTGAGCAGGGCACCGGAGACACGGTCGAGGTCGGCCAGACCATCGTGGTGAACTACCTGGGCCAGTCCTGGGGCGGTGGCGTTTTCGACAACTCCTGGGACCGCGGCCAGACCATCTCCTTCCCCATCGGGGTCGGCATGGTCATCGGCGGCTGGGACGAAGGCCTTCCGGGCAAGCAGATCGGCTCCCGCGTGCTGCTCTCCATCCCCCCGGAGCTCGGTTACGGCCCGCGCGGCGTACCCCAGGCCGGTATCGGCCCGAACGCCACCCTCGTCTTCGTCGTCGACATCGTGGGCGTGGAGTGA